One segment of Rosa chinensis cultivar Old Blush chromosome 6, RchiOBHm-V2, whole genome shotgun sequence DNA contains the following:
- the LOC112168842 gene encoding 60S ribosomal protein L32-1, with translation MAVPLLKKQIVKKRLKQFKRPQSDRKICVKTNWRRPKGIDSRVRRKFKGVTLMPNIGYGSDKKTRHYLPNKFKKFVVHNVNELEVLMMHNRTYCAEIAHNISTRKRKEIVERAAQLDVVVTNKLARLRSQEDE, from the exons ATGGCCGTGCCTTTGCTGAAGAAGCAGATTGTGAAGAAGCGCCTCAAGCAGTTCAAGAGGCCCCAGAGTGACAGGAAGATATGTGTCAAG ACAAACTGGAGAAGGCCCAAGGGTATTGATTCACGTGTCAGGCGTAAGTTTAAGGGAGTCACTCTGATGCCTAACATTGGTTATGGCTCTGATAAGAAGACTCGCCACTACCTCCCCAACAAATTTAAGAAATTTGTTGTCCACAACGTCAATGAGTTGGAAGTTCTTATGATGCACAACAG GACTTACTGTGCTGAGATTGCTCACAACATTTCCACCCGGAAGAGAAAGGAGATTGTTGAACGTGCAGCTCAGTTGGATGTTGTTGTCACCAACAAACTCGCCAGGTTGCGCAGCCAGGAAGACGAGTGA
- the LOC112173072 gene encoding serine/threonine-protein kinase OXI1, with amino-acid sequence MDQEERQRGGDDAVSVPRFNFQRLKVISPLGRGAKGVVFLVKDQETEELMALKVISKDLIHRKGKDGGDGDEYRRVCFEQQVLRRFDHPLLPKLHGVLDTEKLVGYAINYCPGRDLNSLRKRQTERMFSDDVIRFYAAELVLALEYLHGLGVVYRDLKPENVMIQENGHIMLVDFDLSTKLSPSVKTPQPAPRSNSVSKSASVHKNNKTKKKRSSLFHSFCNSGISPDDFNAPAETETSAKPDNRTDSDTSGKSNSFVGTEEYVAPEIITAKGHGFEVDWWSLGVLLYEMLYGTTPFRGSNRKETFYRILTKAPELTGEATPLRDLIKNLLEKDPKQRIGLDEIKGHEFFRGIRGRWDSVAQLPRPPYIPEEVGEGTDGNKKIDVESVVEGIFGNGGGEEENKNNHKYEQEENVNKRVWKEEPNHHHPTQPDAFSVF; translated from the exons ATGGATCAAGAAGAACGTCAGCGCGGCGGAGACGACGCCGTTTCGGTACCGAGGTTCAATTTCCAGCGCCTCAAAGTCATCTCGCCGCTCGGCCGCGGAGCCAAGGGCGTCGTGTTTTTGGTGAAAGACCAAGAGACGGAGGAGCTCATGGCCTTGAAGGTAATTTCCAAGGACTTGATCCACCGCAAGGGCAAGGACGGCGGCGACGGCGACGAGTACCGCCGAGTCTGCTTCGAGCAGCAAGTACTACGTCGTTTTGATCACCCGCTCCTCCCGAAACTGCATGGAGTCCTCGACACTGAGAAGCTCGTCGGTTACGCCATAAATTACTGCCCCGGCCGCGATCTCAATTCCCTCCGGAAGAGGCAGACGGAGAGGATGTTCTCCGATGACGTCATCAG GTTTTACGCGGCGGAATTGGTTCTGGCATTGGAGTATTTGCACGGTTTAGGAGTGGTTTACCGGGATTTGAAGCCGGAAAACGTTATGATCCAAGAAAACGGCCACATTATGCTCGTGGATTTCGATCTTTCAACCAAACTCTCGCCGTCGGTCAAGACTCCCCAACCAGCTCCGAGATCGAATTCCGTATCCAAATCCGCTTCCGTCCACAAGAATaacaagacgaagaagaagcGCTCGTCACTCTTCCACAGCTTCTGCAATTCGGGAATTTCGCCGGACGATTTCAATGCACCGGCCGAAACCGAAACCAGTGCGAAGCCGGATAACAGAACCGATTCGGACACGTCCGGGAAGTCGAACTCGTTCGTCGGAACGGAGGAGTACGTGGCGCCGGAGATCATAACCGCCAAAGGCCACGGCTTCGAAGTCGACTGGTGGTCCCTGGGAGTCTTACTATACGAAATGCTGTACGGTACGACGCCGTTCAGAGGCTCCAACCGGAAGGAGACGTTTTACCGGATACTGACCAAGGCCCCGGAGCTGACGGGCGAAGCGACGCCGTTAAGGGACCTGATCAAGAACCTGCTGGAGAAGGATCCGAAGCAGAGAATCGGTTTGGATGAAATCAAGGGCCACGAGTTTTTCAGAGGAATCCGCGGACGGTGGGATTCGGTGGCGCAACTCCCGAGGCCGCCGTATATCCCCGAGGAGGTGGGCGAGGGTACGGATGGCAATAAGAAAATAGACGTGGAGTCCGTGGTGGAGGGAATATTCGGAAATGGCGGTggagaggaggagaataagAATAACCATAAATATGAGCAGGAGGAGAATGTGAATAAAAGGGTGTGGAAGGAAGAACCTAATCACCACCACCCCACTCAACCTGATGCCTTCTCTGTTTTCTAA
- the LOC121048752 gene encoding adenylylsulfatase HINT3: MESRRLSILCSHLRPGSGPAPTRQILVSRSICDANQRPSDSDEGSDQNDCVFCKIIRGESPAFKIYEDDVCLCILDTHPLSRGHSLIIPRSHFPSLKATPPDVVAAMCSKVPFISSAIMKATGSDSFNLLVNNGTAAGQVIFHTHIHIIPRKALDCLWASESLRRRPLNIDQEASRLADHVREQLSLSVNSKDIKNEGSSLTGN, encoded by the exons ATGGAGTCCCGCAGGCTTTCCATTCTCTGTTCCCATCTCCGCCCCGGTTCGGGTCCCGCCCCGACCCGACAGATTCTCGTTTCCAGGTCCATTTGTGATGCTAACCAGCGACCTAGTGATTCCGACGAGGGAAGTGACCAAAACGACTGCGTtttctgcaaaatcatacgCGGTGAATCCCCTGCTTTCAAG ATTTACGAGGATGATGTTTGCCTATGTATATTGGACACACATCCGCTGAGTCGTGG GCATTCTCTTATCATCCCAAGGTCTCATTTTCCTTCACTGAAAGCAACACCTCCAGAT GTGGTGGCTGCAATGTGTTCAAAAGTGCCCTTTATCAGCAGTGCAATCATGAAAGCTACTGGTTCTG aTTCATTCAACTTGTTAGTTAACAACGGTACAGCTGCAGGCCAAGTTATATTTCAT ACTCATATTCACATAATTCCGCGCAAGGCCCTTGATTGCCTATGGGCTTCTGAG AGTTTACGGAGGCGGCCCCTGAACATAGACCAGGAAGCATCTCGACTTGCAGACCATGTTCGAGAGCAACTATCATTATCAGTCAACTCTAAAGATATCAAAAATGAAGGATCTAGTCTTACCGGAAACTAG